In the Arachis stenosperma cultivar V10309 chromosome 8, arast.V10309.gnm1.PFL2, whole genome shotgun sequence genome, CCCAAATTAAATATTGCTATGGGTAGAACCCAACTTGCTATTGATCATTCAAGTATTGATGAGCTGCTTAATCAACTGCAAGGACATAAAGCCTCATTTACATCCTGTGGCATTTAAATTTGACTAATGTTATATGCActatttttgtttaaattacttttgtacactttttgttttttagTATCAAATGTGATTTATAAGAAGTGAGAGATGATAAAATGTTTGTCTTTTATACCATAAACGAAAAAGCGTATAAGAAACATGTATGAAAAGAGTGGTTCAAATATTATTTCTATTAATTTGGTAAGATGATTTTAGTCATCCCGCTTACCTATTTGTAAAATATTTGAAAGTTCTGTTGCAATCTCCCTTTCATTCCATTTCAGGGGCCCTAGAATCTAGATCTTGCATATCTGTTGAGATAAAGGTACGTGGTCCACAACTTTAACTTGATTGTCTCACCTGCTTCccctttctatttctctttctctttcattTGGTTGTAACATTTGAAGTCTTCTTCTAAAAATGTAGCCCAAATGCGGATTTCTTCCTCTGTCAAGATTCATATCTGAAGGAACTGCAATCAAAAGAACGATAACACGTTTTGCAATGCACCAAGCCCTGAAATTGCATCAAGGAGAGGTACCTCATCAATGTAATTTTACGTTTGCTGGTATCTTGGTTGCTGCATTGTGCATTCTTCTTCATGTTCTCACATTATGTAGTGacaacattttttttattaaccttatatttttttctcttaccTCAAAATTTGAGATACATATTTTTCGAATCATTGTAGATAGCACTGATAAGTGAATATAATCCACTTGATCTGTTCTCTGGATGCAAGGAAAGAATTTATAAAGCTATTGTGGACCTTTTTACTACCCCTCAGAACAATTTCCGGGTATTTTTGAATGGCTATCTCATATTTGGTGGATTGGGTTGTGGAGCAAAAGATACAAATGTTTCTATTGCGAAAGCATTTGAGGATTCACTTAAGTCTGTCATTGAAGCTGATGCTGGTAAATGTACAGAGAACTTAATCACTCTTGTTGCTGAGGCTGTGCAAAAGTCAAGGGTACTAGATCGGCTCTTGGAGGTTCAGAAGCTTGATAGTGTTGACATTGAAGGAGCCATTCATGCATACTATGAAATTACTTGTCAACAGTGCTTGGTTTGTAAAGAGTTGAGTGACGAGCAAGCAAAaagattttctgtttttcattctgctTCTTTGGATGAAAGCTTGAGAATTGTGAAAGACTATTTGATAGCAGCAACTGCAAAAGACTGTAGTTTGATGATATGCTTTAGACCAAGAAGAGAGGGAGATTCTGGATCTGAATACAATAACGTATGTCTTAAGTCAACTAACCAAACCTTTGATTTTAAGGTAGCAGCTCATTGCATcttgttatttgtttaaatTTCTTTGATGAGATAAACATTGGACAGTGCAtcacattatttatttatttattttatttcagcaGCAAATTAGTAATTTTAGGCCCCATTCTTGGTGATTCTATTATCAGTTTCTGTATCTTTGATGTGACAAGAATTATACTTGTAATGCTTGTTATTCCATGCATCTTAGCTTGGTTGCAATTTGTTCTTTGTCAGGTTCATTTTCTCGACCTGGATTTGAAACGTTTGAGTAAAATGGAAGAACATTATGAATTAGACAAGAAGATCATGAGCTGCTACACAGAAATGATTGAGGGGgatgaaaaaagaaagaaagtcaCAAACTTGCAACCTTCATAAAGTGCAAACTGGATTTAATGGACTGTTATAGCTGATACTTGACAAAGATTGCAGTGGTAAGCACGCATAACTAATTTGATTAACATTCTTATTTCCCTCAATGTCTTTTTGTGTCTGTTTGGTCGAACCCATTAGACcattatataaatatacatgGCCCATGCTTGGATCAAATGGTCATGTGGAGGTTGCAGTTCTGGTTAATTGCGACTATGGAATTTTTTATCTGTGCATATATCACTTCTAGGTGCATATAGAATGGATAATGGTATTGAATTTTTTCCCCctgaaaaaaagaagaaacttttaaataatttgCATTTCCTCCATGATTATAATTTAGCTTGGCAAACTTCATGATCATAATTAGCAGCTAACTTCCCAGTGTATGCAGTAAAGGGTAATGGGGACTTGACAAAACCCACCTTTATAGGCTGTGTCTTCAGCTCAGATCTGGTTTTTACTTTGTCAGTGTAATTTGGCCATTGCTTGGCTGATGATCTGTGTGCCAATGAGTTTATGAGCTGTTACAAGGTtttttctctccctctctatctctctctttGTCAGACACAAACAAGGATGTATTTATTATCTCATGTTTGAGTAGTACAAAATGGACATATGTAGGTTGAATTTGCAGAAGCAGCTCATACTTTCCCCATTCTGCTGGCACATTCAAATTAAAGCTCATACTGGGATAGTGTTTATTTGAAGctctcattttctttctttacgaATTACAACCTTGGAGAGAGCAGTTATGTGTAAAATACCATTGTATCATAAATGTGATAAAACATGATTAGTTTTGGCAGATGTTCATATTAGAAATTACTTGATATTGATAGATGAAAATGCTACAGCTCATTTGTAGTTTTGGCATACTTGTTTCCAGAATTCGTTAACATTAAGTCCCTCAACATCTCATCTCACTTTCTTATATTGGAAAATCTCTTTATACATTTTGTTGAATGCGTATCCCATTGATCTGATTATCATATTTACAGGCCAATTCAAATCCCAAGAAAATCGTTCTATTGGGAAAATACATATTTTCTTGCTCCTATAATTTATAGTACTAGTACCACAGATACTTCAAATTGTTGGAATACGTAGAAAACTAGAAATCTGTGACCGGTAAAGAGAAATTTAGATACAAGACCAATGTGGCAGGTAGAAGAACAATATTCTTTGCTGCaagtttaaatattattacaCTCAATCTGACAAGAAATAACGTGTTACCTACAAAACAAGCTCCTTTGGGTGCAGTATCTCTTCAACAGCAAACCTTTTTCCACTGTAAGTACGAACAGATGGAACatatttttagagttttctataTCGTGGAGGATGGTAACTAACATCTGttttgtaaaatatatatatatatatatatatatatatatatatatatatatatatatatatatatatatatatatatatctttgaCTTACCATGCTTTTGTGTTTGTCCTGTCTTTCTATGTATTCCATtaattcttcttgttttatcAAAGCTTCGTATAGAGCCTGTTTAGGAAGCGaattaaacattttaaaaatacacCTTAAACTAGATGATGTAGTGGACAAGGCAATTTGATGGCAAATCATACATTATAATGTTTCTCTTCAAAATTTGAGAGTAAAGCAGCAGGAGATGCTGCCTTTCAGCTGGAAGCAAAGAATGTGATTTCACAGAACAAACTGCAGTTACCTTCTTTGTAGCAATCAACTCTGATTCCAATGCATCAACTCGATAAACTGCAGCATTCAGCAGCTCCTCTTTCTCATATGTCATCACATTAGATTTTGATTGTAGCATGTTAACTTTCTCTTCAAGCTCGCCAAGGCGTTTCAAGGCAGATGCGGGGTGGTTTGTCTCTGTGAACTCAGGAGCAGGTGAAGGAGTACCAGATTCTTCCATAGACACTGAATCAACAGTCATGCTTGTTATACTTTGAGAAGAATTAGATTCATGCCTCAGTATTCCTTTAACACCACCAAATGCTATCGAACGGGCAAAAGTAACGAGGGCTAAGAAGAAGCTCATTATGACAGTCCAGATATATGCTCGGTTTCCATCAGGACATTTTTCATTACTCGATAGAAATTTTTCTGCAATGAGCACCAATGTGTTAACAGGAA is a window encoding:
- the LOC130944423 gene encoding inositol-pentakisphosphate 2-kinase-like isoform X1, which encodes MYETDCWMDVTLTKKDAAGWVYRGEGAANIVLAYVGSYPPFIGKVMRLRKAPRNCALAMRSPSALNAHEHLLWKDIDQLIGSSDSELACQLFVEHVMKPLLGSQYVDAGMHVMVLKEFLEAVERDVISKRPIWRVDNAKIDTLCESVLLMSDYSLFAHGALESRSCISVEIKPKCGFLPLSRFISEGTAIKRTITRFAMHQALKLHQGEIALISEYNPLDLFSGCKERIYKAIVDLFTTPQNNFRVFLNGYLIFGGLGCGAKDTNVSIAKAFEDSLKSVIEADAGKCTENLITLVAEAVQKSRVLDRLLEVQKLDSVDIEGAIHAYYEITCQQCLVCKELSDEQAKRFSVFHSASLDESLRIVKDYLIAATAKDCSLMICFRPRREGDSGSEYNNVCLKSTNQTFDFKVHFLDLDLKRLSKMEEHYELDKKIMSCYTEMIEGDEKRKKVTNLQPS
- the LOC130944423 gene encoding inositol-pentakisphosphate 2-kinase-like isoform X2 — its product is MYETDCWMDVTLTKKDAAGWVYRGEGAANIVLAYVGSYPPFIGKVMRLRKAPRNCALAMRSPSALNAHEHLLWKDIDQLIGSSDSELACQLFVEHVMKPLLGSQYVDAGMHVMVLKEFLEAVERDVISKRPIWRVDNAKIDTLCESVLLMSDYSLFAHGALESRSCISVEIKPKCGFLPLSRFISEGTAIKRTITRFAMHQALKLHQGEIALISEYNPLDLFSGCKERIYKAIVDLFTTPQNNFRVFLNGYLIFGGLGCGAKDTNVSIAKAFEDSLKSVIEADAGKCTENLITLVAEAVQKSRVLDRLLEVQKLDSVDIEGAIHAYYEITCQQCLVCKELSDEQAKRFSVFHSASLDESLRIVKDYLIAATAKDCSLMICFRPRREGDSGSEYNNVHFLDLDLKRLSKMEEHYELDKKIMSCYTEMIEGDEKRKKVTNLQPS